A window of Globicephala melas chromosome 2, mGloMel1.2, whole genome shotgun sequence genomic DNA:
CTCCTAGTGCTGATGCATTGTTTAATGAGGAAACCTAAATAGGCAGACAAGCCTGAGCTGAGCCCTGCAATAGGCAACTCATTTTCATACAGATGTCTGCTttacaattatatttttcaaatttaaatataaaattgggTGGGCTCTTGAGCCATTTTGCTTATCTCCATCTTCTCCAAGTGTCGCCAAGCCCGACGAACTAGGTCTGAGGTCGCATTATTGTGGAAGAATAACCTTCCAATCATGGTGGAAGTGATGCTACTACCAGATTGCTGCTACAGTGACGATGGGCCCACCACAGAAGGGATTGATCTAAATGATCCTGCAATTAAGCAAGATGCGTTATTATTAGAAAGATGGATATTGGAGCCAGTTCCTCGACAGTAAGTTGAACTGAGTTTGAAGTTGTCCTTTGTAAATCAGGTTTTCCATTActttctataaattattttaataatatatcataTCTTTGAGTCCCTCTATTTATGtagtaaaatttacatatttagtaCTTATGTGACTTCAAATGACACTGGTAAATGCACTCTTATACTCTTGAAAGCACATGTCCTGAGTGATATGTTTATTTCAgcttttatctttctaaaatttagCCATTTTGTACTTGTTGACATTTAGATGATGCTTTTTTACTTCCCTTAGGAGTGGCGATCGATTTATTGAAGAGAAGACTCTCCTATTGGCTGTCCgctcatttgtgtttttttctcaaTTAAGTGCTTGGCTGAGTGTTTCTCATGGTGCTATTCCACGAAATATTATTTACAGGTATGTCTAGGGCAGAAAAAGGACAATGTGTATTCAGCTACAGTGGTTAGCTACTGAATGACATTTTACCTTTTAGGCAGTTTATATCCTTCATTTCTAAATATAAGTGGACAAaatttactgaaattaaaaattaaaaactttacttgTTTTTCAAAACAAGTTGGAGAAATTTAGATATGACTCAATATGCATTTTGCTTCTTGGGTTAAATCTGGTGTAGAATAGTTTTCAGAGAACTTTTTAGCTTACTTTACAGAACTAACAATGAGAATGTACCACCATTATAAATAAAGTGGAAAAACTTTCTGGGTTGCTGAATTTCCATAATGGTAGACTTAATTTTTAGATCCTGAAAATTATAAACACACAGGCTGCTGAACAACTGTCTTAACTGTCTCTTTAGGCAGGTGGCCGTGAGATAGAGAGTATCTCTTAATCACCATGCGCAACAGAATTAGCTGAATCCATTTATTTAGTAGTAAATGGaaagtccttttttctgttttgacaactaattttaaattatagtatTTTTGAGCTTTAATGCTTTAATAGAATAGTGCTCTTAAAAAGAAGATGGTCTCTATTCCAGGTATAATCTATTTATGTTGGTTTTGTTAGAATGACATGCATGGTAAAGTaggttaaaataaaatctctatagTAATTAATGCAAACAAAGGTAAGTATATGactgtttaacattttttaataacatataaTAATGATATGTTTTATAATCCattgattccatttttttctgtgtgattctAGAATCAGTGCTGCTGATGTAGACCTACAGTGGAATTTTTCACAAACTCCAATTGAACATGTGTTTCCTGTTCCCAATGTGTCTCACAATGTGGCCTTGAAAGTCAGTGTTCAGTCCTTGCCCAGACAATCTAATTATCCAGTTTTGACCTGTAGTATTCACACTAATATTGGCCTTTTTGAGAAAAGAGTTCAAGACCATGAACTTAAAACCCATCAGCACCGAAATTCTACTGAAGCAGAGCAATGTGGTACAAACAGTTCACAGCGTCTGTGTAGCAAACAAACTTGGACCATGGCACCCGAAAGCATAATATTACATGCAAAAAATGGCACAACTCCAGAATATACTGCAGCTGTCAAAAATGTCAAACTATATCCGGGCACTAGTGGTAAATCTGACTATGGAACATCTCAAGGCAATATTCTGGGCTTCAGTGGTATAGGAGATAAAAAGTCACATGAAACATCAGTGAGAACTTTAAAATCGTTTTCAGTGATTGATTCTAGTGAATCTAGCCGCCAGAGTTCCTGGCAGTCAGTTGGTGAGACTAATCCTTTAATAGGCTCTTTAATTCAGGAGCGACAAGAAGTTATTGCAAGAATAGCTCAGCATTTGATTCATTGTGATCCAAACACTTCACATGTTTCTGGACATCCACTTAATACACAAGAATCTAGTTCACTTAATTCAAAGCTTTTCCGGGtttcacaagaaaatgaaaatgtgagaaaatgtaaagaaacgtTCTCCATTTCTTTTGGTAATCCAGCGCTCACCTCCTCAGAAGACACCAATGAAGGGAAAATTCGAGTAAAACCAGAAACTCCTCGAAGTGACACTTGCATTTCTAACGGTCTTCATTCTGATCAGTCTGTTggtgagattaatcctttgataAGCTCTTTACTCCAGGAGCGGCAAGATGTCATTGCAAGGATTGCTCAGCACTTGGAGCACATCGATCCAACAGCACCTCACATGCCCCGGCAATCATTCAACATTCAGGACTCCAGTTCAGTTCCTTCTAAAGTGTTTAGGAGTTCCTATGAAGACAGAAATTTGTTGAAGAAAAACAAGGATGACACCTCTGTTTCCATTTCTGATACAAAATTTTCCTTGTTAGATAACATCAGTGAAGGGAAACACTTAACACCTAATAAacattttagttcttttaaatgCAATAGTAATGTCAAGCCTTCTTTGAAACCTCAAACAAGAAGGAATCTGCATCGCAACAATCCTAGTGAAATCCAAAGTACATTTCAAGAGACACAGAACAAAGCCACTGGTTTAATGAATCcttcaaatatgtctctttgCAAAGAAGATAACTTAGATTTCACAATCAGATTGGAAAACACACTTTCTGAGTGTCAATTTAAGGAACAAGAAATTGACAATGAAATCAATAAACAGTATTCAAAATGTAACAGTATTGACAAACAGATTTGCACAAATAAGTataaggacaaaataataataaatgaaaattataatccAGAATCTTTTAACAATCACCAGTTTgatcattcaaaaaaaaatgacTCGAAAATAAATGTTACTGTGTTGGAAATGTCTGGATATTTGAACAAACATGCAAATGAGTGCTCAGATAAAGACTCAAAAAAGCCTAAGTCATGCGAACAAAATACTCAACTTAATAGTATAGAAAATTACCTCAATAAAGATAGTGAAGGTTTCAAATGCAAAAAGCCAAACCAATTAAACAATGAACAGGATAAGAAAGAAGATCCGgttgatgaaaaatctcaaaactgTTCTCAGAGGAAGAATATAAAAGACTGTTTGTTTACGTGTGAACGCCTGAAAAATAAAGAGGTATTGGTAGGTAATATCTAACATTTCAAATATAATCCTCAAACATTTGTTATGGTTTGAACTTTGTTTACAGGAGATCTAGTTAGGCCCAAGATGCCCATTATCTATAGAACTCACTGTCTGATATAATAAACATCCTTGTAAATAACCCGCCCACTTCGGAGCAAATGCTAGGTAAATTCTTCCTGttgcctttttttgtttattttaatactgTGAACAGTTGCTGGAGAGTAAATAAGAGTCAGAAATGAAACTTGTATCATTAGCTTAAGGTACTGTTTGATAGCAGCTCTGGCCTAGTACAAGCAGTGTGCCCATTGTGTTATGCCTAGGAATACCTACAGTGAAATCACTGGGCTGTTGGTCAGAATACCCAAGTTTCAGTCCTGACAATTTGGTCCTTGAGTGAAGCTGAATAAATCACGTAACTTGTAAAACCCTCAGTCTCCTCGATTTTAAAATAAGAACGATGAATATCTTTTGCTTATAGTTGTGGTGATAATCAAATTATAGATCTTTAAACATTTTGTAAGCTTTTAATGCACTACCTAAATCAAAGATATTTAAGTTAGTTCCATTTTATTTGTCTACCAAATCACTTTTTAACTTCAGAAAATTATTACTAGGcttaaatttcctttatttttccaagAAGTATCACAAATTTATATCTCAGTTATATGGAAAACTACTTAACTGCCTCGATCCAAATCTGAATGACCTTGATTCATCTTCTTTATCATACAAATTAGTTTTGCCGGACATTAGAGTCTTAAAAGTATGCCATGTTTCcaattaatatttttcaacaGACGATCTCTTTCTAACACATGGGTTTAATCAAATGACAGTTTCCAATTTCCTAAAACTATAATTGTCACAAAAACCTACCCTGGCCTTAAGAATACTAGCTTTTCACGATCCTTTCTGGTACCTAATAGGGAGACTTACTTTGACCATGGTATTTTTCAAGCCACTAAGATTTGTTTTTTCATACacttactttaaatataattatatagcaTTTACTGGGTGCCCAGGCACTCTTCTGAATGTTTTATACATGCTGGCTTACTAAATCCTTTCACTACGCTCTGAGGTTAGGCGCTATTACTAACTCCAGTTTACAAATGAGAACtctaggcccagagaggttaagtaacttgcccaaggtcataaagctagtaaatggtagagccagGACCCCAattattcttctctgatttttattcatgtgtttttatgcattttttatttctgggtataaatttgccattttaaattcTTAAGAATTAGTCTATTTCTTATATCACTTCAAAAACATGATACTGTGACTgtgttaagtatattttaaaattcacatttaaatttttgtatcaTGCTGTaccaaattatattttctgagAATGGCTCTTGCTACTgacatagttttatattttagaatattttactaatttttttctgtgagtttttttttcaCAGATTAAAAGAATTGAATATTAGCTTACTAGATGATagactgagttgttttttttttaaataaacttatttatttatttgtttttatttttggctgtattgggtcttcattgctgtgcgtgagctttccctagctgtggtgagcgggagctactcttggttGAGGTGCAAggacttcttattgcagtggcttctcttgttgcagagcatgggctctaggcgcacgggcttcagtagttgtggctcgtgggctctatagcacaggctcagtagttgtgcacgggcttagttgctccacagcatgtgggatcttcctgggccagggattgaaccccttgtcctctgcattggcaggcggattcttaaccactgcaccaccagggaagcccagactgaGTTTTGATAAATATGTTGATAAGGCAATTGTGTTTGGACATACTTTTTTTAGAATATTTGAGTTTATTCATCATCTTAGAAAAAACTCTTAAACACTGTTTTTTGAttaaagtgtatatatatgtgtgtatagatagTTATATAGGTTGTTAGCTTTACCACCAAGGATGTAATATCTCAGTAGATGTTAAGaataaatctagaaacaaaaaattttaaatattgccaTTAAAATCTAAATCTTTTCCTAGCAGAGAACTATACCACTTAAACACTCAAGTGTCTGGCAGAAACATAATTTTCATTCCTTGGATGGAACCTCAACCAGAGCCTTTCATCCTCGAACTGGATTGCCTCTTCTTTCCAGTCCTGTAagtgtttttctcttactttatGTTTAGACTTGCAAAACAtgtaaaatgtttgcaaatcactttatccaaattttaattgaaaaaatttaaataccttcaaaataaatttctagTGGGAAAacgttttaatttttgatacattTAATAGCTAAATGTTAATAtggaaaaaggcagaaaaaatgaataaaaatgaatttattgtaTTAGGATTATAAAATTTCTCTGAAATTCTTTTGTCCAGCATATTAATTCTCACTAATGTAAAGAAAATACTTAGTGTAAAGTGGATTTTCTCTAAATAGATTTGTATCATAGTACTGTGGCTGGTTGACACCACCAGCTGAATCATCTGGGAATCAAATTTGTGGCTGTCTTTGACTTGCGACCTGTACAGTTAATCGTCTTATTTTGAGACGTTTCCCCACTCTACATTTACTAATAAATTTATAGATCTGAGTGTGATGGTTAAGAACCTCGCTTTGGCATCACGCTGACTTCaccctagctgtgtgacattaggTGAGGAATattgtctctctgagcctcagtttcctcatctgaaaaacggGTGATAATGTCTACCTTAGTGTTGGGAAGATGATTAGTATCATTCCTGGTAAGCATTTGATAGTCGCTAAAGCTGCCATTTCAGTTAAACCAGAGGTAAGCAGTCAATATCCTAGTAAActaaaaacatgtttatttttgctattgacataatttttgtttttatgtgagtttttttaagtaaactcaAAGCATGCAATATCTagcatattttcaaaaattaattcttGAATAAGAGatttagttttaaatttgtaACTTGGACCTTAGGTGTTTATTTTAGGGAAGTTGAATtctaaacaatttaaaataacccCAAATGTTTGACCTACGTATGAGGTGCTTTCAAAATGCCCAAGTGATGAGGAAAAAACTTACAGCATCATGCTGGTGTAAAAAGCACTACAGACTTCTGTTCAATGTGGTGGACTGAGTTAATACAAGAagatccttcctccttcccaaacACAAAAATCCTGGACAAAATATCACACAActtttaaatacataatatagTGTAAGAGCAAGAAAGATAAATCTCCGAAACTAACTTGGGGCAAATTATGACCTTCTAGGATATCTAAATCTAATATAGTGCTAGGGTTTAATGCTCCTGCTGGATCAGGAGTCAGGTCTACTCCGGTCGTAGCTGGGACCTAAAACCAAACTCCATAAAGCCAGAAACAGGTGAGGACTGCCATTCTAGaaatgggagaagagaaaagaaatcaccTATTTACTTAAGGGGTGCAATAGGAGGGATAGAGTAGATGGGAAAAGAAGCCCCCAAAAGAATTTGGACCTAAGCCTAAGTCACCCATGGTTAGGGGGTTCTGAATTTGTGCTATGAGAAAACATGAAACTATCCCACATCTATTACCCATGGCACCAAGGATTTATTTTCATGGAAGATAACTCTTACTGAGGATGATCTCAGGGGAATTAAAATTACAAAGCACCTTAAAAGAATCAGCAAGAAGAAGTGGGAAAATTCATATTTAGGAATGCTGTTATCAGAGCAACTTGAAAGAGAATcagaaataattctttttaaaatgtttcaagacagggagatcatcttggtgctttgtgtccatctagaggggtgggatagggagggtgggagggagggagatacaagagggaggagatacggggttatatgtttatgtatagctgattcaatttgttatacagcaaaaactaacacagcattgtaaagcaattacgccaataaagattttaacataaataaatgaatgaatgagtgaatgtatgTTCCAAGAGATAAATGAAGATAAAGACAGGGAACTGAGATAAGAGAACATGTGGGattggaaaaatagaaattaaaaatatgaaaaatataattgaagtgtacacacacgtgcgcatacatatacacatggatTAAATGGTGGACTGGAATCAGCTGAATAGAGATTTAGTCAATGGAGAGACACGTATTAAGAAAGCACCTAGAATAAAgtgcagaaaggaagagaaatggtAAAATATGAAAGAGCCctggaggataaaatgagatgttCAGTATAAGCCTAGTAGAAATTCCAAAAGGAAGGCTAGATGACATGAGGAAAATGCAGTATTGGAAGAAATGAAAGTAGAAAACTTTCCTGAATTGAAGACATGAGAATTTGGATTGAAGATTTCACATTAAGTTCTAACTCCAAAATATAGAATGGTGCGCTTGTACAACTCTCAAAAATATTGAGGTTTTTTAGACTTTCAGTATCATCTGTTTCTTAGTCACAAATTAGACCAATCACTCAGATACTTATACATATTTAACATTAATTCTAGAGACAAATCCGTCTAACTTGTATGTTGTATGTGATTTTACCTTTAATTTACACTTGGGTCtttcatttttagattatttttagcTAGTTGGTGGTTTGTCTTAAATGTAATTTGTTATACaatagtggttaaaaatccacagTAGTATTTTTCAAACCTATTCTCTGTGAAGCCCCAGCCAGGGTTCTTGGAAATGTGCAGTCGGGTAGGGATGGTTAAAAGAACAGTAGAATTGTCAGGACCCCAGACTCCCATcgccatttaattctttttttcccccttttattgtAAAGCTATTAATCATTTATTCCTACCCCCTCAATACAGaagtatataaagtaaaaaagtaaaagtctTATTATGTTATATGTTGGGATTACATGTAAGATTTGGTTTTAGAAAAAACTGGTTCTGgttcttaaaaaatcaaaaccgAGGGAATtccatggcggtccagtgatttagactcagcgctttcactgctgtggccagggttcaatccctggttggggaactaagattccgaagtgcggttggccaaaaaaagaaaaaaataaaaacctagtaAAAGTGCTTTTATTAATCATCTTTTTTTCCAAACTAGTTAATAAAATGAGGACATAGGGACAATATGTAATAAAGAGCATGATTTTAATAAGCTGTTAGGAgagaagttttattattttttaagatatgcTTAGCTTTCATTTGAAAATTGTTCTGTCAATTCAAGAAAAAACTTATAGTCTTCTGAAATTCTTTTGAAACCTAACAAGTGATTATTTTAACCTTAGGTTCCTCAAAGAAAGGCACAATCAGGTTGCTTTAATCTGGATTCTTCATTACTGCATCTGAAAAGCTTATCATCTAGAAGGTATTTATCTTAAAattcattagtgtatatgaaATAATCTTGCACAAAATTCTAGCCTTTCACAGTAAATAATGTTGACTCTGAAAATCAAACTTTGAACAGGAATCCCATTTTTCAGTTTATCATTTTCAAGATGATTTCACACATAAAGTTATTAAGGATgagtgagggagaaattaagatgATGAGTAACTAACTATACAGTAGTCATTATGATAAACAAACACATTGGTTTTAACATTTAAGTGGGTTTGTCTGTTTCTGGTCATTCACCTCCTCCTTTGTCTTATACTCCTTTGCAAAAAAGCCTTGGCAATTTGTTCCATGTTGACAAATAATACTCTCATCATATTCCTTAGTCACATAAGTTTGCCTTTGTATtctaatttttaacttaaaatgaagATTGATATAGAAGACTgcattacaatattatatatttccaGTAGATGCTGCTATGTGATATGTTATAAATTCCACCTTGAAACCTAGGAtgttatttatattctttatcaAATATTATAACAAAGATTATAAAATCTAATCAGgaatttaaaatgagatatttcatatcttaaaatttggttacattaattttttattatggtagTTTAAGTAAAATTGATCAGATCCTCCTAATTTAATTTGTACAAAAGTGAATTAGAAAATACTGTTGTTAATATGTCCATTTgctgatttgttctttttttaaatagtccTCGACCATGTTTAAACATTGAAGATGATCCAGATATTCATGAAAAACCATTTCTGAGTTCTAGTGCTCCACCTATAACAAGTCTTAGTCTCTTAGGAAATTTTGAGGTAATGttttttgaaactattttaagAGTTGAAGTTTCCTAACCTAGACCCATGGTGTCATTTATGTCATTTgttcttaaaaaggaaataaatggattatatttttctaaagccTTGAAAtcacctcctttcctttcctttccctttttcttttttccttatccctttttccttttttgatttccctttttcctttccttttcatgaGAAGTAAAGTTGGGAGAATTGTTGGCAGTGACATTTTAGAATTGGGTAGCTGGTGGAGGAGATGCAGGACTTAGGTGAAATCAAGTTGGATGGAGGTATCCGTTACTCGAGCTGGAAAGTAGACTTGACCACACCTTCTTACCTGGTAAAACTGGCTCTGGGACCCAGGAAGGATGATGGTGGGCTGATAGCAGCTGATTCATGATCAAGGAGGCtgattttcaaaatcaaataGTTCTTTGTACTATATTTGCAACTCCTCTGTAAatctaaatttattataaaataagattattttttaaaaatcaaatggttAAAGGTCTCTGATACATGTGCTGCTTTATTTAATGACTCTTCTACTTGGGATCAAGTATATCAAGGGTTTAGTTTTCTTCAATTAGAAAACAATCTTAAACATGAACctgtaaatgacatttaaaaaaattttttattggagtatagttgatttacaatgttgtgttagtttcaggtgtacagcaaaatgaatcagttatatatatacatatatgcactcttttttagatacttttcccatataggccattacagagtatttagTAGAATTCCCTCTGTTACACAGTAGGTCCtaattagttatctgttttatctcttttatatatagtagtgtgtatatgtcaatcccagtctcccaatttatccctccccccctttaccccccagtaaccataagtttgttttctacatctgtaactctacttctgttttgtagataagttcatttgtaccttttttttagaatccacacataagcgatatcacatgatatttatctttctctgtctgacttacttcactcagtgtgacaatctctaggtccatccatgtcactgcaaatggcattatttcattatttttaatggctgagtaatagtccattgtacatatgtaccacatcttttttatccattcccctgtcagtggacatttaggttgcttccatgtcctggctattgtaaatggtgctgcaatgaacattggggtgcacttatctttttgaattatggttttctctgggtgtatgcctaggagtaggattgctggggcatatggtacttctattttttgttttttaaggaacctccatactgttctccatagcggttgtaccaatttacattcccaacagtgatTTTAGGGAATTCcgtggcagcccagtggttaggactccatgcttccactgtagggggcatgggttggatccctggttggggaactaagatcctgcatgctgagAGTTGGggctaaaaatatacatatatatataagtgtttttatatgtatgtgtgtgtgtgtgtgtgtatatatatatatatatatatatgtatgtatgtatgtgtgtataaacatatataatcaCCTATGACCTTGCTCAActtgcttattaattttattgatttggaggGGGTGGATTTTTGTATGTAGATTCCCACATCATCtacaaatagggacagttttatttcttactttgtaatatgtatgccttttatttccttttcttgtagttTTGCACTCAGTAGGGCCTAACATGCATGCTAGTACAATATATTCGTTTAAAGTcacaaaaatctgaataaagtcatAGACTACATTGGATCATTGGCCTTATCCATTAGCATTTTTGTGctctttttctgaaattttcataCATCCTtagaacatttttcttatttaagaaacatttattgagtacctactatgtgtcatgTTATATGCTAGGAATATAAAGCTAAATAATAAACTGCCTGCCTTAGAGAAGTTTACAGTCTGCTGGAGAAGTTGGACATATAAATAATCTATAAACCGAAGTAATTAGCACTGTAATAGAAATTTTCTCAgtctccatatatttgttctctctgCTAAGGGACTGGGAAAGTTTTACTAAGGAGCTGTCATTTGAGCTTAGTTACAAAAGTTGAGTAGGAATTTGCCAAGTAAATTGTGTGAGAAGTGTCAAGGGATTCTAGACAAAGGGAGCTACATGTGCAAAGGCATATGTGTAAAAGTAGTAAAAGAGCATGGTGATATTGAAAAGCATCATCCAGAACTGGAGTATAAGACTGCGTGCAAGTGAGGAGAGCTGTGGTAAGAGATGTAGGGTGGGCCTTACATACCATGCTGTGAATATTTGACTTCATCCTGTGGACATCAAGAAACACAAAGTTTTTAACCTGGTGGGTAacgtaagactttttttttttttaaagaaaaactctgGCAGTAATACAGATGATACACTAAAGATGGAATAACTAATTAGAGAGTATTGCATTTGTTCAGAGGAGAGGTTATGAGGGTTTGAGCTAGGTTACTGGTGTTGAGAGAGCTGAGGCTGTGAGACTGAGAGGTCCCATCAGCAGGGTATGGATTGGATTGAttgcagggcaggagggagataCAGAAGGCTCGTTGTAACATAGGTCTCTTGGTCTGGTCTTTTTGACACGGGACTTGAGAATTGCTGATGCCACTTTCAAATTTAGACTCATGAGGGCTTGGAgtgtttcttttcaaagaattacTGAATCAAAGAAATGTTACTCACATTTCTtgatgtatgcatatatatgttgATATATGTATAGGAAAGAGAGCTTGTGAAAGGTTTAACATGTTTCTCATACCTGGAAAGATAAACACTAAATTGTTAAAAGTGGTTTCCTCAGCAAATGAGCTTGGGAGAGATGGATAAGGAGCTTCTCTGTTGTTTGTATTtatgtacttttaaatttttcccaATGTGtgtttactgttttttaaattaaactaaacAATAAAACATATGTCACATCCAACAACAATTTTTAAGAGGCAGTTGTTTTTCAGTTAAAGTTATGAGTACTTGGCTTTCTGTTTTGATGGAACTTCTGTATATGACCTATTAACAAGTTTTCAAGTGCTTCTCTGTGGCTAACAGTAGAAATATACTCTGAGGAATAAGAAAATTTCTGATAT
This region includes:
- the ATOSA gene encoding atos homolog protein A isoform X6; its protein translation is MVFSGNKGLHREDSLDEYFEYDAEEFLVSLALLITEGRTPECSVKGRTESFHCPPAQSCYPVTSKHECSDKLAQCRQARRTRSEVALLWKNNLPIMVEVMLLPDCCYSDDGPTTEGIDLNDPAIKQDALLLERWILEPVPRQSGDRFIEEKTLLLAVRSFVFFSQLSAWLSVSHGAIPRNIIYRISAADVDLQWNFSQTPIEHVFPVPNVSHNVALKVSVQSLPRQSNYPVLTCSIHTNIGLFEKRVQDHELKTHQHRNSTEAEQCGTNSSQRLCSKQTWTMAPESIILHAKNGTTPEYTAAVKNVKLYPGTSGKSDYGTSQGNILGFSGIGDKKSHETSVRTLKSFSVIDSSESSRQSSWQSVGETNPLIGSLIQERQEVIARIAQHLIHCDPNTSHVSGHPLNTQESSSLNSKLFRVSQENENVRKCKETFSISFGNPALTSSEDTNEGKIRVKPETPRSDTCISNGLHSDQSVGEINPLISSLLQERQDVIARIAQHLEHIDPTAPHMPRQSFNIQDSSSVPSKVFRSSYEDRNLLKKNKDDTSVSISDTKFSLLDNISEGKHLTPNKHFSSFKCNSNVKPSLKPQTRRNLHRNNPSEIQSTFQETQNKATGLMNPSNMSLCKEDNLDFTIRLENTLSECQFKEQEIDNEINKQYSKCNSIDKQICTNKYKDKIIINENYNPESFNNHQFDHSKKNDSKINVTVLEMSGYLNKHANECSDKDSKKPKSCEQNTQLNSIENYLNKDSEGFKCKKPNQLNNEQDKKEDPVDEKSQNCSQRKNIKDCLFTCERLKNKEVLQRTIPLKHSSVWQKHNFHSLDGTSTRAFHPRTGLPLLSSPESVLNYRLDPLGIVDGFTAEVGASGVFCPTHLTLPVEVSFYSVSDDNAPSPYMGVITLESLGKRGYRVPPSGTIQVTLFNPNKTVVKMFVVIYDLRDMPANHQTFLRQRTFSVPVKQEMKRSVNKENIRHTEERLLRYLIHLRFQSSKSGKIYLHRDVRLLFSRKSMEVDSGAAYELKSYTESPTNPQFSPRC